One Planctomycetaceae bacterium genomic window, GACGCCGGGGGTGGCGCTGACGGCGTCTTCGATGGGGCGCGTGATGAGCTGCTCGATCTCCTCGGGGCTGGCGTTCTCATACGTGGTGCGGATGCTGATGCGCGGGCGCGTCACGTCGGGCATCAGGTCAACCGGCAGGCGCGACAGCGAGATCCCGCCCAGCAGAATCACCACCAGCGCCAGCATCGTCGTCATCACCGGGCGCTTCACCGCGTGGTGGGCTATTTTCATGGACGAGCCCCCTTCTTGCGAGGAGCCGGGGACGACCCTTCGCCCGCCTGGCCCGGCAGGATCACGGCGGCGCCGTCGTTGAGCAGGTGCTGGCCGAGCACCGCGATCTGGCCGCCCAGGGCGGGCTGGAGAATCTCTACCTGCTGGCCTTCGACGATCCCCTCAGTCACCGGAACGAAGACGGCCTTGAGTTCCTTGGGATCGATCGTGAAGACCCCGCGGTGGTTGTTGCGCCGCACCAGGGCCGACAGCGGCGCCACCGTCGCCTGGCGATGCACCGCAAAGACGATCCGGGCGCGGACGAACATGCCGGGCTTAAGAACGCGATCGTCGTTGGGCACGGCGATCTCGATCTGCGCCTGGCGCGACGTCTCTTTCACCAGTGGGGCGATGCGCACGACCTTACCTGTGAACGTGCGCCCGGGGAAGGCGTCGGTGTCGATGATCGCCTCCTGGCCGATATGCAGCTTGGGATAATCGCGCTCGATGACGGTGATGACGGCCTTGAGCGTGCTGATGTCAAGCACCGAGACGATGGGCTCGTTCGCCGAGAGCATGGCGCCCTTGTGAACGAATCGTTCGCCGATGACGCGGGGTTGGGTGGCCGCGCGGGTCGTGGCGGACTCCTCCGCCTGCCAGACGGCGTGGATCTTCGTGTACGCCAGGCGCACCTGGGCTTCCTTCAGGGCCGCCTCGCGCTGCGCCACGGCCGCCTGGGCGAGGCGGCACTTGGCCTGCTGGCTCTTGAAGGCCGCCTCGGCGGTGTCGAACTCAAGCTCCGAAGCAAGCTTCTTTTCGTACACCGTCTTGATGCGATTGTACTGCTTCGATGCCGCGTCGAGCTGGGTCTGGCAGTCTTCGACGGTGGCCTTGGCGACGTCGAGTTCGGCGTTGGCGGACTCGACCTGGCGAACGTATTCCTCATCGTCCACGGCGGCGATGAGCTGCCCCGGCTGGACGCTGTCGCCGACGTCAACAGTGAGCTTGACGAGCAGTCCGCCGACGCGCGGGGCCATGATA contains:
- a CDS encoding efflux RND transporter periplasmic adaptor subunit, whose amino-acid sequence is MKKAIAIVLALAALAGLGWLIYQRVQQASDAPKGRRGGTQAVPIEVAPVVKADIRDVGDFSGTLLPNAQFIMAPRVGGLLVKLTVDVGDSVQPGQLIAAVDDEEYVRQVESANAELDVAKATVEDCQTQLDAASKQYNRIKTVYEKKLASELEFDTAEAAFKSQQAKCRLAQAAVAQREAALKEAQVRLAYTKIHAVWQAEESATTRAATQPRVIGERFVHKGAMLSANEPIVSVLDISTLKAVITVIERDYPKLHIGQEAIIDTDAFPGRTFTGKVVRIAPLVKETSRQAQIEIAVPNDDRVLKPGMFVRARIVFAVHRQATVAPLSALVRRNNHRGVFTIDPKELKAVFVPVTEGIVEGQQVEILQPALGGQIAVLGQHLLNDGAAVILPGQAGEGSSPAPRKKGARP